The segment TATCCAGCATGGGGAGAAGCAAAGAATCCATGGTGGAAATTCCTAGCAGATGTACCAACTCCAATGGAGGATCACACTCTGGTGTGGGAAACACTACCACAAGTATCGCCAATTCTCTTACTTTGCAATGTGAACCCGAAAGAGTGTCTCTCGAAACGAAGATTGCTAAAGAGACAACTGATATGCACCATCATCACAAGAAGCAGGCCCATCACGAAACTGATTTAAGTCTTCCAACCCACGATGATTTTCAATATTCATGTATTGTTGAAGGAGCTAGAGATGGGAGTGCTTCAACACATTCTGATGATGTCACCCGAGGAAGGACAAACGATGGAGGTGCTCAAGAGGACCGAATGGAATTTGATGAAGGAGGCGAAGTTGATACCTCCTATTAATGAGTGCCCCACCCctgatttattttttctgacGAATGTCAGTGTGTGGAATTGTAGGGGGTCACTGAAGCACTCATTTCAGAATCATGTGAAGGAGTTGGTGCAGAATCACAATCCTACAGTTGTGATGGAGATGCGGATTGGGGgtgagagagaaagggagataACTAATAGGCTGCCTTTTGATGGAGCAATACACACAAACACCATTGGTTATGCTGGTAGGCTTTGGGTACTTTGGGATTCAAATAGGGTGGCCCTATCACCTCTGGCCAAAACGGAGCAGGAGGTCCATCTTGAAGTGAAGGTACGAGCTTCTAATTCTAGCTGGTTATTTACTGCTGTCTATGCTAGTCCTAGGAATGCCGAAAGGCAAAATTTTATGGAACAATCTAATGAAAGTTGCAGATCTTCAAAATATGTCGTGGGTGATAGTTGGGGACTTCAATGAACCCCTTTTGGGGGAGGATAAATTTGGGGGAAGAGCAGTTAGTGTGAGTAGGTCACTGTTGTTCAAGGATTGTCTTAACAAATGTAATATGATTGATATTAGCTTTTCAGGGGCCCGCTTCACGTGGACAAACAGAAGGGAAGTGCAAGCATTGATTTAAGAGAAAATTGATAGATTTTTTGTCAACCCCAGTTGGTGCCTAATTTATCCGAATGCTAGAGTAGTTCATctcacaaggtgtcacttggaTCATTGTCGAGTTCTCCTGGAGTTGCAACCGAGGAAAAGTATTAATGGGAAGAGgccattcaaatttcaaaaactgtGGCTCAAGCGTGGGGATCAAACTCCCGTCTCGAAGATGCCATTGGAAAGTTTGAAAAGGATGCTACTACTTGGAATAGGATGCAATTTGGTAACATTTTTGCTCGAAAGAAGAACATCATGGCGAGGCTTAATGGTATCCAACGAGCAGTCTCTATTAAACCCTCGGCCTTTCTTCTAAATTTAGAAAATGAGCTACTTAAGGATCTAAACATATTTTTGAATCAGGAGGAAAAGCTTTGGGCATTGAAATCTAGGGTTAATTGGATGGTTCAAGGAGATCGTAATACAGCCTTTTACCATCTCTTAACTCTAGTTAGAAGGAAGAGAAATCATATCCTGTCTATTAATGATTCTATTGGGGAGTGGATAGGTGAGGAAAATGCTATAAAGGATTTCTTTATGAAAGGTTTTAAGGCTATTTATACGACCTCATTATCTAGTGCCCGTTTCCCAAAGGCCACGGATTCCCAGTGGCAGCCAAGGCTAATGGAGGAGGAAAAAGATAGTATCAGTAGGGATGTGACTGAGGAGGAAATTAAAGCAACTTTATGGCCCCTAAAACCTTTTAAAGCGCTGGGTCCGGATGGTTTGCACACTGGATTCTTCCAAAGATTTTGGCTTACTGTGAGGAAGTCGGTGATGGAAGAAAGTAAAAAGATTTTTAGTGAAAGGAGAGTGCCTGAGTACTTAAATAAGACCCATTTTGCCCTTATTCCGAAGATACAAGGACAAGAGACTCTAGGCAATTATAGGCCCATCAGTTTATGTAATTTGGTGTACAAAGTGGTAACGAAGATTATTGTTGCTAGATTGCTTCCGTTTATAGAGAATCTGATTTCTCCACTCCAAATGGCGTTTGTTCCAGGAAGAAAGGGAGCGGATAATGCCATTATTGCTTAAGAGATTATCCATTCCCTAGGCAAAAAGAGAGGCAAAGTATGGTATATGGCCATGAAAATAGATTTGGAGAAGGCTTATGATAAGATTGAATGGAGCTTTATAAAGGAAATGATGGTGAGGATAAATCTTCCAACCAGTCTAATAGACATTATTATAAGCTATGTGTTTATTGTATCAATctctattttgattaatggggAAACAACTGATCCGATTTTCCCTTCCAGAGAGACTCCCTTTCCCCTTATTTGTTTATTCTCTGTATGGAATACCTTAGTCAACTTATAGAGGAAAAATGCGAGGCAAAACATTGGCATCTAGTAAAGGCCTCACAAAATGGTCCAGCTTTTTCCCATCTTTTGTTTGCAGACGaccttctatttttttcttaaagctGACATTCAAAATAGCTTGGCAAAAAGAGAGGTGTTAGATGATTTTTGCAGTATTTCGGGGTAGTCCATCAGTGAAGCTAAGTCAAGAGTAGATTTCTCACCTAATGTGAGTAGAGAATTGAGGGAAGAATTAGGGGATATCATCAGGTTTGCCTCCACTCCTGCCATAGGAAAGTATTTGGGGTTTTCTTTGAAGCAAGGTGGCACATCTTCTCATGATTTCAACTTCATCCTTGATATAGTTAAACAGAAGCTTTCCGATTGGAAAGCAAATGTACTATCAATGGCTGGTCAGTCAGTTCTTATTCAAGCCTCCTTGACAGCAATTCCAGCTCATGTGATGCAATGTTCTTACCTGCCTagcaaaattctggaagggattGATAGAGTTAATCGAAACTTCCTTTAGGGGTCCTCAGAGTCAACTAGGAAGATTCACTAGGTAGGAtggaaaaaagttgtcaaatcAAGGGAGGAAAGGGGTCTTGGTTTGCATTCTTCTAGGGAAAGGAATATAGCCCTCCTTGCCAAGTTGAATTGGCACTTTCACATTGAAGAAGGAGCATTATGGGCATGAGTTCTGAAAATGAAGTATTGTTTTGCAAGAAGAGTAAGGGCCATTAAACTGAATAAGCTTCCTTGTTACTCCATCTGGGCAGCAATGAAAAAAGGAAGGGATGTATTTCTGAAAGGCAGCAGATGGGTGGTTGGTAGAGACAGTGATTTAAGTTTGTGGTATAGCAATTGGTTGGAAAATGGCCCTCTCCGTAGCCTAGTTCAGGGTCCTCGAGAGTGAGAGGCAAGCAACATGAAAGTGAAGGAATTCATGCTTGATACAGGTTGGAATTGGGATGCTATCTCCTGTGAGCTTCTAGAAGATATCAGATTGATGATACGAGCTACGCCCCTTTCTATTACCAGTAGGGGCAGAGATGAACTAGTCTAGAATGGTACTCCCCAAGGTGTGTTTGATTTGAAAAGTGCTTACAAATTGTCATTGGACAGTGAAGAGAGCCAACCTTACTCGGACTCTTGGGTATGGAAAGCTGATACACTACCTAGAATCAAATATTTCTTGTGGATGTGTGGCCATAACAGCATTGGGGTCAAATTTGGTCTTGTAAAGAGAGGTGTGTTGGAAGATGATTGTTGCCCCCATTTTTCATGAGGAATCAGAGACAGTCTTGCACGTGCTTCGGGATTGCCTTTAGATGAAGCTTGTTTGGTCACAGTTAGGAATCTAGGTGGTAGATTAGAGGTTTTGGGGAAGTGATCTTCAAGATTGGCTTAACTGGAATGGCAGACAAAGTGGCAAGTCAACCATGGATAATCTTCCTTGGTGcacccttttttccttttgttgtcTGGAGTATATGGAAAAGAAGGAATTCAATTGTTTTTCGAAACAATTCATGTAATCCAAATCTGCCTAGGGAGATAGTTAATCAGGCAATAGAGTATATTCACTGTGCCTCAGTCCCAAGATTGTCGAAGCAACGGGTTGTCAAGAGAATTCGAAGGGAAAACCCTCCTGAAGGGTGGATGAAGTTGAATTTGGATGGCTCAGCCATAGTAAACCCGAGTCCAACTGGGTGCGGAGGTGTCATAAGGGATAACAATGGTCATTGGATAGCAGGTTTTACCAGATGAATCGAGGTTACTACTAGCTTCACAGCGGAATTGTGGGGCCTTAGAAATGGTCTTAATATGCCTTGAAGCCTTAATATCTCTTCACTTATTGTTGAACTTGATGCAAAATGTATTGTGGATGCTTTAGGAAATCTTGACTATATGAATAATGTTGTTTCTCCTATTTTGGATGATTGTAGGTTGCTGGTTACCCGCATCCCTCGGATCCTGTTCAAGCATTGCTATCACCAAGTGAATAGGTGTGCGGATAGTCTTGCAAGGATAAGCTGCTGCTTAGAAGCAGACTTTAGCTTTCTTAGTAGTCCACATGTGGACATTTTAAGTGTGTTTAAGGATGATTGTAATAGGGTGTTTGGTATGCTATCTCCCTGTTGTTCCTTCTTAGTTGTTTTTAATGAATcgtttattcatcaaaaaaaaaaaaacttcaaaagaaaaaaatcttagccagtctagtattaaaaaaaaaaaaaaaaaaaaaaaaaccattattttgTAGGTAAACTATGTTAATGGTCCTTATCCTTTACACcatatgtcaatttggtccccaaccttttaattgtgtcaatttggtccccaaccttttaattgtgtcaatttgatccctaccATT is part of the Quercus robur chromosome 9, dhQueRobu3.1, whole genome shotgun sequence genome and harbors:
- the LOC126698647 gene encoding uncharacterized protein LOC126698647 — encoded protein: MIFNIHVLLKELEMGVLQHILMMSPEEGQTMEVLKRTEWNLMKEAKLIPPINECPTPDLFFLTNVSVWNCRGSLKHSFQNHVKELVQNHNPTVVMEMRIGGEREREITNRLPFDGAIHTNTIGYAGRLWVLWDSNRVALSPLAKTEQEVHLEVKVAGYPHPSDPVQALLSPSE